One segment of Streptomyces sp. YIM 121038 DNA contains the following:
- the pepN gene encoding aminopeptidase N, giving the protein MPALTRDEAQTRAQLLDVRRYEIALDLTTGEETFDSRTAITFTAAADGDTFVELKPAHLRSVTLDGTPLDPGTLTDNRLPLTGLTAGEHRLTVEAAMRYSRTGEGLHRFTDPSDGETYVYTQLFLDDIQRVFAAFDQPDLKAVFQLDVTAPQSWTVLANSVTEHTGGGTWKAAPTPPLPTYLVAVAAGPWHSVRTEHRGLPFGLHCRRSLAPHLDADADELLDVTRACFDRYHEKFAEPYPFDSYDQAFVPEFNAGAMENPGLVTFRDEFVYRSAVTDTQRQTRAMVVAHEMAHMWFGDLVTLKWWDDIWLNESFAEYMGYQTLTEASRFTDTWVDFGVARKSWGYDADQRPSTHPVAPAPDAVPDTASALLNFDGISYAKGASALRQLVAWLGEKDFLAGINAHFARHKFANATLADFIDNLASATDRDVHAWAEAWLRTTGVDTFTPTVSHSGRSWTLRLDRDGSRPHRVAVGVYDRDLSDGRQLVLRERYETDLPEQSPPTPRDGGCPALVVPNDHDLTYAKIRLDPVSQDTALRSLSSVPDPLTRAVLWNALRDMVRDGDLEPAVYLDTARTHLPAETDLALVSGVLTFAGTVIADHYTPRARRPAARATLDALCHDIVRHTEDGSDPGLRLIAVRGLIDAATQAEPLNTWLAQGAVPGGPELDPELRWRALARLAVLGEADEDTIAAELRRDPSATGQEGAARCRAALPDPDAKRRAWDAMFTTDDLSNSLFIATAQGFWQPEQDDLVRPYLARYFDDAVDLAARRGPAIADATGRHAFPSAVDDETLRLGEACLARTDLTPALRRRLTDQLDDLARALRVRRKAEQG; this is encoded by the coding sequence ATGCCCGCACTGACGCGCGACGAAGCGCAGACCCGAGCCCAGCTCCTCGACGTCCGGCGGTACGAGATCGCCCTCGATCTCACCACCGGCGAGGAGACCTTCGACTCCCGCACGGCGATCACCTTCACCGCCGCCGCGGACGGCGACACGTTCGTCGAGTTGAAGCCCGCGCACCTGCGCTCCGTCACGCTCGACGGCACCCCCCTCGACCCGGGCACCCTGACGGACAACAGGCTCCCCCTGACCGGCCTCACCGCGGGGGAGCACCGGCTCACCGTCGAGGCCGCCATGCGCTACTCCCGCACCGGCGAGGGCCTGCACCGCTTCACCGACCCCAGCGACGGCGAGACGTACGTCTACACCCAGCTCTTCCTCGACGACATCCAGCGCGTCTTCGCCGCCTTCGACCAGCCCGACCTGAAGGCCGTCTTCCAGCTGGACGTCACCGCGCCCCAGAGCTGGACCGTCCTCGCCAACAGCGTCACCGAGCACACCGGCGGCGGCACCTGGAAGGCCGCCCCCACACCCCCGCTGCCCACCTACCTCGTGGCCGTCGCCGCGGGCCCCTGGCACTCCGTGCGCACCGAACACCGCGGCCTGCCCTTCGGCCTCCACTGCCGCCGCTCCCTCGCCCCCCACCTCGACGCCGACGCCGACGAACTGCTCGACGTCACCCGCGCCTGCTTCGACCGCTACCACGAGAAGTTCGCCGAGCCCTACCCCTTCGACTCCTACGACCAGGCGTTCGTCCCCGAGTTCAACGCCGGCGCCATGGAGAACCCCGGCCTCGTCACCTTCCGCGACGAATTCGTCTACCGCTCCGCCGTCACCGACACCCAGCGCCAGACCCGCGCCATGGTCGTCGCCCACGAGATGGCCCACATGTGGTTCGGCGACCTGGTGACCCTCAAGTGGTGGGACGACATCTGGCTCAACGAGTCCTTCGCCGAGTACATGGGCTACCAGACCCTCACCGAAGCCAGTCGCTTCACGGACACCTGGGTCGACTTCGGCGTCGCCCGCAAGTCCTGGGGCTACGACGCCGACCAGCGCCCCTCCACCCACCCCGTCGCCCCCGCCCCCGACGCCGTGCCCGACACCGCGTCCGCCCTGCTCAACTTCGACGGCATCTCCTACGCCAAGGGCGCCAGCGCCCTGCGCCAGCTCGTCGCCTGGCTCGGCGAGAAGGACTTCCTCGCGGGCATCAACGCCCACTTCGCCCGCCACAAGTTCGCCAACGCCACCCTCGCCGACTTCATCGACAACCTCGCCTCCGCCACCGACCGCGACGTCCACGCCTGGGCCGAGGCCTGGCTGCGCACCACCGGCGTCGACACCTTCACCCCCACCGTCAGCCACAGCGGCCGCTCCTGGACCCTGCGCCTCGACCGCGACGGCAGCCGCCCCCACCGCGTCGCCGTCGGCGTCTACGACCGCGACCTCTCCGACGGCCGCCAGCTCGTCCTGCGCGAACGCTACGAGACGGACCTGCCCGAACAGTCCCCGCCCACCCCGCGCGACGGCGGCTGCCCCGCCCTCGTCGTCCCCAACGACCACGACCTCACGTACGCCAAGATCCGCCTCGACCCGGTCTCCCAGGACACCGCCCTGCGCTCGCTGTCCAGCGTGCCCGACCCGCTCACCCGCGCCGTCCTGTGGAACGCGCTGCGCGACATGGTCCGCGACGGCGACCTCGAACCCGCCGTCTACCTCGACACCGCCCGCACCCACCTGCCCGCCGAGACCGACCTCGCCCTCGTCTCCGGCGTCCTCACCTTCGCGGGCACCGTCATCGCCGACCACTACACCCCCCGCGCCCGCAGGCCCGCCGCCCGCGCCACCCTCGACGCCCTCTGCCACGACATCGTCCGCCACACCGAGGACGGCTCCGACCCCGGCCTGCGCCTCATCGCCGTACGCGGCCTCATCGACGCCGCCACCCAGGCCGAGCCCCTCAACACCTGGCTCGCCCAGGGCGCCGTACCCGGCGGACCCGAACTCGACCCCGAACTGCGCTGGCGCGCCCTCGCCCGCCTCGCCGTCCTCGGCGAGGCCGACGAGGACACCATCGCCGCCGAACTGCGCCGCGACCCCAGCGCCACCGGCCAGGAAGGCGCCGCCCGCTGCCGCGCCGCCCTGCCCGACCCCGACGCCAAACGCCGCGCCTGGGACGCCATGTTCACCACCGACGACCTGTCCAACTCCCTGTTCATCGCCACCGCCCAGGGCTTCTGGCAGCCCGAACAGGACGACCTCGTACGCCCCTACCTGGCCCGCTACTTCGACGACGCCGTGGACCTCGCCGCCCGGCGCGGCCCCGCCATCGCCGACGCCACGGGCCGCCACGCCTTCCCGTCCGCCGTCGACGACGAGACCCTGCGCCTCGGCGAGGCCTGCCTCGCCCGCACCGACCTCACCCCGGCGCTGCGCCGCCGCCTCACCGACCAGCTCGACGACCTGGCCCGGGCCCTGCGCGTGCGCCGCAAGGCCGAACAGGGCTGA
- a CDS encoding chorismate mutase — protein MTTNHPADPAAPADPTAPADAAAPAAPADPAVLAELGRLRDSIDNIDAAVVHMLAERFKCTQQVGHLKANHQLPPADPARESRQIARLRELAENAKLDPAFAEKFLNFIIAEVIRHHETIANEKA, from the coding sequence ATGACCACGAACCACCCCGCCGACCCCGCCGCCCCTGCCGACCCCACCGCTCCCGCCGACGCCGCCGCTCCCGCCGCTCCTGCCGACCCCGCCGTGCTCGCCGAGCTGGGCCGACTGCGCGACAGCATCGACAACATCGACGCCGCGGTCGTCCACATGCTCGCCGAACGGTTCAAGTGCACCCAGCAGGTCGGCCACCTCAAGGCCAACCACCAGCTGCCCCCCGCCGACCCGGCCCGCGAGTCCCGCCAGATCGCCCGGCTGCGCGAACTGGCCGAGAACGCCAAACTGGACCCCGCCTTCGCGGAGAAGTTCCTGAACTTCATCATCGCCGAGGTCATCCGCCACCACGAGACCATCGCCAACGAGAAGGCCTGA
- a CDS encoding AraC family transcriptional regulator codes for MYHTWMRYFTPSPVHHRLGLVCLGVGLQHGTLPAVGPRTLDHHVALVVSAGSGWYATPDGRRTPVTAPALIWLVPGVPHHYGADPHTGWDECFVDFAGPATATYTELGYIEPERPVVALADPAAARAVVARVARAARRGNPLLEVETAAAVHELLVALRRARADLAPDGDPVLQALARDAFQPLSIAEHAARHGMTPAELRTAVRRGAGCSPKDYLLGIRLGRAKELLAATELPVAAVARRVGYDDPAYFSRLFTRRVGTAPVRFRAQQGRTVPGGWSRQVPDPDDPPMLTSGGPGAAT; via the coding sequence ATGTACCACACCTGGATGCGGTACTTCACCCCGAGCCCCGTCCACCACCGCCTCGGCCTGGTGTGCCTCGGCGTCGGCCTCCAGCACGGCACCCTGCCCGCCGTCGGCCCGCGCACCCTCGACCACCACGTCGCCCTCGTCGTCAGCGCGGGCAGCGGCTGGTACGCCACCCCCGACGGCCGCCGCACACCCGTCACCGCGCCCGCCCTGATCTGGCTCGTGCCCGGCGTGCCCCACCACTACGGCGCCGACCCGCACACCGGCTGGGACGAGTGCTTCGTCGACTTCGCCGGGCCCGCCACCGCCACCTACACCGAACTCGGCTACATCGAACCCGAGCGGCCCGTCGTCGCCCTCGCCGACCCCGCCGCCGCCCGCGCCGTCGTCGCCCGCGTCGCCCGCGCCGCCCGCCGCGGCAACCCCCTCCTGGAGGTCGAGACCGCCGCCGCCGTCCACGAACTCCTCGTCGCCCTGCGCCGCGCCCGCGCCGACCTCGCCCCCGACGGCGACCCCGTCCTCCAGGCCCTGGCCCGCGACGCCTTCCAGCCGCTGTCCATCGCCGAACACGCCGCCCGGCACGGCATGACCCCCGCCGAGCTGCGCACCGCCGTACGCCGCGGCGCCGGGTGCAGCCCCAAGGACTACCTCCTCGGCATCCGCCTCGGCCGCGCCAAGGAACTCCTCGCCGCCACGGAACTGCCCGTCGCCGCCGTCGCCCGCCGCGTCGGCTACGACGACCCCGCCTACTTCTCCCGGCTCTTCACCCGCCGCGTCGGCACGGCCCCGGTGCGCTTCCGCGCCCAGCAGGGCCGCACCGTGCCCGGCGGCTGGTCACGGCAGGTCCCCGACCCCGACGACCCGCCCATGCTCACCTCCGGCGGCCCCGGCGCGGCAACGTAG